Proteins encoded within one genomic window of Cyprinus carpio isolate SPL01 chromosome A15, ASM1834038v1, whole genome shotgun sequence:
- the LOC122147661 gene encoding protein LLP homolog, which translates to MAKSLRSKWRRKMRAEKRKKVAPKELARLKTVLGQGEKGEISMKDVAEIATVVPPEKVKQKPEDVEMQEEHADGGKMDLDTKRNKKTMLDDEGRYPVWMNQRHIKKVKAKRMATKGKPKMKKGLAW; encoded by the exons ATGGCAAAGAGTTTACGCAGCAAGTGGAGGAGAAAGATGAGGgcggagaaaagaaagaaagttgcACCCAAAGAGCTGGCACGACTCAAAACAGTGCTGGGTCAGGGAGAGAAAGGTGAGATCAGCATGAAAGATGTGGCTGAGATCGCCACCGTGGTGCCGCCTGAGAAAGTGAAGCAGAAGCCAGAGGATGTGGAGATGCAGGAAGAACATG CGGATGGTGGAAAGATGGATTTAGACACTAAACGCAATAAAAAGACAATGTTGGACGATGAAGGACGGTATCCGGTTTGGATGAACCAAAGGCATATAAAGAAGGTGAAAGCCAAACGTATGGCTACAAAAGGAAAACCTAAGATGAAGAAGGGGCTCGCCTGGTAG